One Cryptomeria japonica chromosome 9, Sugi_1.0, whole genome shotgun sequence genomic window carries:
- the LOC131073998 gene encoding pentatricopeptide repeat-containing protein At1g08070, chloroplastic-like, with the protein MDARKLFDDMTERDLLSWNMIIRAYGRHEFPQEALVLFYQMQRTGVQPDHFTFASILPVCAKLGALEQGFQIHQRVTRSGFGLDFVVHSALMDMYAKCGSMQKALELFDRMPQRDVVSWTAIIAGYAQNGLAEKALEAYQQMQQRGVQPDQFTFASILPACAKMGALEHGMNIHQSIRESGHLSNCIVQSALIDMYAKCGSIKKARKLFDTMHRRDVVSWTAMIAGYAMHGYCKDALKLFQLMMHSGTQPNHASFVCVLFACSHVGLLDEGCKLFNCMSDSYCIMPKMDHYVCMVDLLGRAGYLEEAFNFIIKMPIKLDTVVWISLLGSCRLHKDIGLGEFTASLLFETYPVNTAAYNLMSKVYAEVGRWGDFQKVRRLMKDRGIKKMPGCSWIEVDKRVHVFLARDRSHPQTQKIYAKLEELSLEMKAAGYMTDSRYAQNDVEVEDKDIFIDHHSEKLAIAFGLLNTSPETTIRVVKNLRVCADCHTATKFISRIVAREIVVRDANRFHHFKSGHCSCRDYW; encoded by the coding sequence ATGGATGCTCGCAAGCTTTTCGATGACATGACAGAGCGAGACCTCTTGTCATGGAATATGATAATTAGAGCTTACGGAAGACATGAGTTTCCTCAAGAAGCATTAGTACTGTTTTACCAAATGCAGAGAACAGGGGTGCAACCTGATCATTtcacctttgccagcatcctcccggTTTGTGCCAAATTAGGAGCGCTGGAACAGGGTTTTCAGATCCATCAGCGCGTAACCAGAAGTGGGTTTGGGTTAGATTTTGTAGTTCATAGTGCTTTGatggacatgtatgcaaaatgtggaagcatgcaGAAGGCGCTCgagttgtttgacagaatgcctcaacgAGATGTGGTTTCATGGACAGCTattattgcaggatatgcacaaaatggactaGCTGAAAAAGCCCTTGAAGCTTATCAGCAAATGCAACAAAGAGGTGTACAACCAGATCAGTTCACATTTGCCAGCATCCTTCCAgcatgtgccaaaatgggagctttggaacatggaatgaacatccatcaaagcataagggAAAGCGGGCATTTGTCCAATTGTATAGTCCAGAGTGCTctaatagacatgtatgcaaaatgtggaagtataaaGAAGGCCCGCAAGTTGTTTGATACCATGCATCGACGGGACGTGGTCTCATGGactgccatgattgcaggatatgcaatgCATGGCTATTGCAAGGATGCCCTCAAACTGTTTCAACTAATGATGCACTCTGGAACTCAACCCAATCATGCAAGCTTTGTTTGTGTTTTATTTGCATGCAGCCATGTAGGTTTGCTGGATGAGGGCTGCAAACTATTCAATTGCATGAGTGACTCCTATTGCATTATGCCTAAAATGGATCATTATGTAtgcatggttgaccttcttggACGAGCTGGCTATCTCGAGGAAGCCTTTAACTTTATCATCAAAATGCCGATCAAACTGGATACGGTTGTTTGGATTTCCTTGCTTGGCTCTTGTAGATTACATAAGGATATAGGGCTTGGAGAATTTACAGCAAGTCTGCTTTTTGAAACTTACCCTGTAAATACTGCAGCTTATAATCTTATGTCAAAAGTGTATGCAGAAGTAGGCAGGTGGGGTGACTTTCaaaaggtaaggagattgatgaaAGATAGAGGAATTAAAAAGATGCCTGGATGCAGCTGGATCGAAGTCGATAAAAGGGTACACGTGTTTCTCGCAAGAGATAGATCACACCCACAAACACAGAAGATTTATGCAAAACTGGAGGAATTGTCTTTGGAGATGAAGGCAGCAGGGTATATGACAGATTCAAGATATGCACAGAATGATGTGGAGGTAGAGGACAAAGATATATTCATTGACCACCATAGTGAGAAGCTGGCAATTGCATTTGGATTGTTAAACACGTCCCCAGAAACAACCATTAGAGTTGTCAAGAACCTTCGAGTATGTGCTGACTGTCACACTGCAACCAAATTTATCTCCAGGATAGTTGCAAGAGAAATTGTTGTGAGAGATGCAAACAGGTTCCATCATTTCAAAAGTGGACACTGCTCCTGTAGAGATTATTGGTGA
- the LOC131073997 gene encoding arogenate dehydratase/prephenate dehydratase 6, chloroplastic, which produces MAAAKGHIKLNLQSRSGSFIEPRLGQWKKTRAGTLNFSQKSRGGVRFRAIRNQKKQISDRPVVINGSTASIRSSSDEEGIEGKKNGIRVAYQGIPGAFSEAAAIMVHPGCSGVPCKAYEDAIWAVESRRADRAILPVEGTLEGNVVRNYDLLLHHSLHVVDEIQLFVNYCLLAAPGVRKEDLRRIISHPMALAHCSHGLAKLGIGAEVTREAVEDTAGAAESVSSGGLQDTAAIASCRAAGIYGLDVLARGVQDEPWNVTRFLVLARTPDVWSETGVEPEKGERNREGTRRAWKTSIVIAHEGGLDVLMKVLSVFNKHSINLTKLEVKPRSSKALRVLDVNGGGTVRQFEFVFYIDFEASMANPNAREALDEVRGFATFVRVLGSYLSDSKIHSLD; this is translated from the coding sequence ATGGCAGCTGCAAAAGGTCACATTAAACTCAACCTACAATCCAGGTCAGGCAGTTTCATAGAGCCCCGGCTCGGGCAATGGAAGAAGACCAGGGCAGGGACCTTAAACTTTTCTCAAAAATCCCGCGGGGGGGTAAGATTCAGAGCAATCAGAAACCAAAAGAAGCAGATCAGCGACAGACCAGTAGTTATAAACGGCAGCACGGCCTCGATCCGGAGCAGCTCAGACGAAGAGGGCATTGAGGGGAAAAAAAATGGAATCCGGGTCGCATACCAGGGCATTCCAGGGGCGTTCAGCGAGGCGGCGGCCATAATGGTTCATCCGGGCTGTTCAGGCGTACCGTGCAAGGCCTACGAGGATGCCATCTGGGCCGTGGAGTCACGCAGGGCAGACAGAGCCATTTTGCCCGTGGAAGGGACTCTGGAAGGCAACGTGGTTCGAAACTACGACCTGTTACTGCACCACAGCCTTCATGTCGTGGACGAAATACAGCTCTTTGTGAACTACTGCCTCCTTGCAGCCCCCGGTGTTCGAAAGGAGGATCTCCGGCGGATTATCAGTCATCCGATGGCTTTGGCCCATTGCAGCCATGGGCTTGCTAAGCTCGGAATTGGGGCTGAGGTGACCCGGGAGGCTGTGGAGGACACGGCCGGAGCTGCTGAGTCTGTAAGTTCCGGCGGATTGCAGGATACGGCCGCCATTGCCAGTTGCAGGGCTGCGGGAATTTATGGCCTTGATGTTCTTGCCCGTGGTGTGCAGGATGAGCCCTGGAATGTTACCAGATTTCTTGTTCTGGCTCGGACGCCTGACGTCTGGTCTGAGACTGGTGTGGAACCAGAAAAGGGCGAGAGGAACAGAGAGGGGACCCGGAGGGCTTGGAAGACCAGTATTGTGATTGCCCATGAGGGTGGGCTGGATGTGCTCATGAAGGTTCTGTCTGTTTTTAACAAGCATAGCATTAATTTGACGAAGCTTGAGGTGAAGCCAAGGAGTAGTAAGGCTCTGCGTGTTCTGGATGTTAATGGCGGAGGGACTGTTCGGCAGTTTGAGTTTGTGTTTTATATTGATTTTGAGGCTTCCATGGCGAATCCTAATGCCCGGGAGGCTCTGGATGAGGTGAGGGGTTTTGCTACTTTTGTCCGGGTTTTGGGATCGTATCTCTCGGATTCGAAGATCCATAGCCTTGATTGA